The Setaria viridis chromosome 9, Setaria_viridis_v4.0, whole genome shotgun sequence sequence TGGAGAGCTTTTGTGCTTCGCTGAGATGCGGATGTCTCCCTCTCGCATCCGCTTTCACCTTTGCAAGTTGCCAATCCGCATTCCACCCTATCCTCTCTTCGTACCCAGCAAACTTGCCTCGTGTCCTCTAGCTTTACCGTTTTCAACTCTTCGTTCCAAAACGTAAACTTTGCCAGGATCGATGAACTCACAGCAAGTGAGAAATAGGATGGTGATTCTTGTGGTCAACATTTCATCGCTGCAAAAATGCTCACAGCTTGTCGTTTAGGCTAGGCTAGAAATATTGTTGTGTTGTGCACTTGTGCAGCCTGAGCAGGGCTGCTTGCACAATTCGGGTCCATTTGTTGTCGCCTCCTAAATTAAGAGAGAGTAGAATCGAAATGGGCATAAACATGGCTTGTTCCTGCCACCGTTTAGTGGTGCTCAAAACGAAAGGAATAATAGGTGGATTATTAACTTTTCAGTACATAGCAGGTGCTTAAATATAATCCATTTTGCCAGGAACTATCAATAAATTATAGCATTTACGAATTAGTTCGCACATTTTGCAAGCAACTGTTCCTGTTTGGTACGCTTCCTGTGATTTGGACGGTGTAGATAACGCAGAGGAGCCGTCAGAATTAGCATTGGGGAATTTGGAATCTGGGTTCGTCAAACTGAAAACCATCTGCAGGATGGTGACACCGGATGAATCTACGAGGTAACCAATGCCATCGAGTCATAGATTAAACTAATTTCAAGGTAgtaatttcaaaaataaattttaaaaagaaaagaaaggaggagcCAAGAACTGAAGTAAAGAACAACCCCTGCACCCGAAACATATGCAAGGTCCGGCCCTTCCAACTCAGGCGACCCCCTCGATCGCTTCGTAACCGCCTGATTCATTAGTCCCTCCTCCAAGGTTCGTCTACGATTGGTCTCCAAATTTCTCTCCAATTTATTTTTACTCCACATGTAATTTCTCTTTGCTATTCTTGGAGTCCGGTGGTGGTAAATTTTTTTCAGCTCCTTTTGTTTCCCTTTTTTCTCTGACCTGAACTGCTGTCCTAGCCAGGCTTTCACCTCGCGGCTTTAATCCCAATTGGGTTGGAGCGCAACCCAATTGGGGGTTAATTGGGATTGCTACTCCGGGGCTGCCCGTCCCTCGTGTTCTTGGATTCGGCGACGCAAATCGGCTGGTTTTCTTGCAGGTGAGGACTGACGACTACTCACAGCTATTCgattggaatggattggattgGTTCCTTGCTCGTTCGATTCCGCTTTCTTTTCTAGATTGCGCGGTAATAAAATGGATCTTCTGGACTTCCTGCTCCTGAAACCAATTCGAGCTTCTGCTCTTAGTTTCCAGTTCGAAATCTCAATCAGATATTCTTCGCAGTGATGTCTTGATTGTCGTTTCTTCCATGCTGTTCGATCTTTGACGCCCAATGTTCGAGTTTTGACAGGTTGCAAGTGTTCATAGTTTGATGGATTCTCACTGTCGCATTTTAGTTTGGTTTTATAGCTGCAAATCCCGATCGAGGAATCCGGTTATTAGGACTGAAGGCAAGTTTAGTTGGTAGCTGTTACATGTTCTTTGTTCGCCAAAACTAATCCCCTTTCTTGGAAACTTAGTTTATCGGTCTCGCGCTGATGATCCTTTGTGATACCATGGTCCAACTCGGATCCCCTTTATGGTTCCATTAGTAATATTTGCTTGGATCGTAGATGAATTGATTGGGTCATCCTGCCCCTATGACGTAGAATTTCTCGTTGACTTGTTTTGAAGGTGTCGAATTTGGTAGTTCCTGCGTTGAAATTTCCACCTGAATCCCTTATTAGCTTTGGAATTGAACATGGATCGTTTTCTCTGAATTGTAGTTGACTTGTCTGTTGAGTCCTTTTTTACTGTATATGGATGCAACCGACGTAGCTTTTCCTTGTTTAGATCTCATATATGATCCTTTCCAGTTTCAATTTCTATCTAGTTTTGGTATCTTGTGGGATTTATCTGCTACACCAAAATTCCAGTTGCTGGTCCCAATCAGAAGGTGATGTTTACACCTAGGACTAAAGTTAGGAATGTATTAGGTCACAGAAAGAATGCAGGAGTGATCCCTTTTGGCTTTGGTTTACTTGTTCAGTTCTTCCATGAATAACTGCATCAGGAATGATTTATTGTCTCCAATtagatcttgaatcttcttttaGCCGCAAGCACCAGATGTTTGACTACATTGAAAATCTTGTTTCTTGCTATAACTCTGACAGAGAATGAGAGAAACAATTGAGCTTGGTATGATCTATTGCCATTCTCATCGTTAAACTTAACATGTGAAGATTGCAGGATTCTACCATCTATTCCAGGCCTTCTTTATATTCTGTTTCTTTGTCATGATTCAGATGTTTCCATAATATCGTGCTATCtgttcattcatatttgcatcCCACTGAATGGTACTGGAGTAGTCTTTAATCAGCTCAACATTGATGTCCTTAtgcttgtttttttaataaaagaCTCTGGTTAATATCAATATTGAAATCAATATGTGTGTGTTTATGTTGAAAATACTTTCAGTAGGTCTCAATAATACATCACATGGAAGCTGTGCTCAAAATATTGTTTCTGAGGACCCCGTCGTATTAAAAATGTATGCGTGACTGGAGGTGTATTCATATAAGATTGAGTGTATGTCAGAACACAATGAGTTGCAGGAATTCTGCTCTACTTGGATCTAATATTGAGAAACTGATAGTTTTATTACCATGATATCTTTGTGATCtacatttgttttcttttcattacTCTGGTCTACTGGCTACTGCATATTCTGACCTCTTCCATTTCTCTTGGGGCAGCCTCCTGGGTAGAATCATGAAGCTGAAAAATAGCACAGTGGAGAATTTTAAGGAGAACAACATGATTTTCACTTCTGAAGGAAAATTCCATGCTAAAAAAGTGCAAGACGATTATGGTGCAATGTCAAACCAACCAGCTGTTGCTCAGACAAGATGCAAATGGATTATTGGAGATGTAACTGAGGTCTTGGATCGCAACACATGGAAGCTTGGCAAGATCTTAAAGATGCTAAAGAACAATCACTTTGTTATCAGGCTTGCTGATTGCATCCAACTGAAAGAGTTCCATATATCTAGCTTGAGAATTCCACATACTGTTGAAGCTCCACAGAGCAAGCCCTTTCCTGCAGCAGATAAGGTAACTACTACTTCCTTGGAATGCAAAGTTGCTTTGTTTCGAACTTTCGTGTCCATTTCAATAGCTAATAATTCTTATAAATTTGGTGCTTAGGCATTGTTTATTTTGATTTGTCTTGCCTGGCTTACAGCAACATCTgcatttgtgattttggtgTCCTCTTAGTTCTATTACTTAGATTTATCTTGTGTGGCTTACAGCGGCTAcattttgtgattttggtggCCTCTTAGTTTCATTAGTGCTGGACTATCAGCCACCGTCAGGAGTCTCATCATATTGAGTGATTTATTGATGTTGTTGAAGGAAAACGCTCCACATACTTCAGTTGTTTTCAGGGAAATTGTTTGTTGTCTCCATGTTTTATGATCTTTTATCCTCTTTTGGGACCACTTAAATGCCATGATGGTCACACCATTCTTCTTGGGTACTACAAATGTAGCGATGAAACTAGCAAATCTATGGTATCTACCACAACTTGTCCAGTATTAGAATTATGTCATGACAAGCTCTCCTTTTGAGTTGTTGTCTTGCTCTCTCTGTCTATTTTCAAAAATGGAAGCGATGCCACACTAGAGATGTTACTATGGCTTTGTTGCTCCTAAATTCAGACTATTGAGAGCTGTAGATTACAGCATCATTTAACTGACTTGAGCTGCACACTATGagtgtttgtttttttaaaaaaaaatgtttttttaggGGGAAAATGTGACACTTCACTCACGGATGTAGAATTTGTCTACCACCAGAGTGCCACCAATCTTGTAACCTTTTAACAGTATGATTGCAGTACCAAAGATTTTAAACAAGATCACTGGATGTTGAAACATTAGAAACTTTTCCATCTTGGTGCATTCAGTATACTTCTCTCCAAGCAGACGATTTTACAAGCTGCCGTCTCCTCTTTCAGGCCACCGGACGCGGCAAGCGCCAACCTGCTGATTGCGTCTTGCCTCGCTCAAGAGCAGTGCAGCAAATGGCGAGCGGTGCCAAGAAGAGGAAAGCAGCCGCAGACGCCTCTCACCATCCGAGCAGAAGAGCACACCCCCGGAAGGTCGCCGCAGCTTCCATGGCCGACAGCTACCTGCACAGCTCCTCGCAGGCCATAGAGGACGCCGAATGTTCAGTGGCTAGCTGCAGCGTCAACGATCCATGCCACCCGGACAATGGCGGCATCagcaagcgccgccgccctggCGCGGGGTGCCTCCCTGACGACGCCATGTCCGCGTGCCCGTGCTCGCCGGGGGCTccggaggaggagcacgagggcGCGGTGGACGTGCACGGGCTAGAGCTGGCGGCGTACCGGTCGACGATGCGGGCGCTGTACGCGTCGGGGCCCCTGACGTGGGAGCAGGAGGCGCTGCTCACGAACCTGCGCCTGTCGCTCAACATCTCCAACGAGGAGCACCTGCTCCAGCTCCGGCGACTCATGTCATCGTGATCGTTGACGACTACAGCCACAGCCAGCCAGCCACCTTCCTTCTCCGTGTCCATCATCAGTCATCATGCACGCCGGGTTCGCCGGACGGCGTCCTGCTCGGTCGAGCTCTGGTTTTTACTATTCTTGCATGGTTCACCTGTCTTGTTTAGTCCAAGTAGGATGCTATCTTTACCAGTGTCGAGAACTCGAGATACGGATATATACAGACTCAGAGAGAGAAGTCTGCGTCTTTGTCATGCCTTGCATGTGCATACTGGATTATGAGTGTATCGATCTTGCTTGTAAATGCAAACATGTTTACAAGTTTTCCTTTTGAGTAACCATGTTTACAAGTTCTTTACTTGTGTTCCAGTGACAGTTTATCCATCTTTACCATTCAGTCAAAGAATCTTACATAAACCAGTTTACTCTTACAGCAGTGTGTGGTTCTTTGTAGTACGAACTCTGGAAGACTGGAAGGCCACGTAATAGCTTCTGTATCGCCAGTATCTCTGTTTTTCACCGAGAAGGCGAGGACAGGGAACACCTGGGCGACAGGCACGTACGCACGTGTCGCAAAGAGGCCACCTCCTCCGGCACGCGCGACACGTGATCCGGCTCGTTCCCAAACGTGTCAAGGTGACAGCCGTATAAAGACATCGCCATACTGTCGCGTTGGAttgcttgagagttgagacttgagagatCTTCCATGCCTTGCCTTCTTTAGCATCTCGTCCTCGATCGTGCACGCCCAACTGCCCAAGAAGATCCAAGAAGAGCAGAGCGCGACGATGTCGGTGAGCCTCGTGACGGCGTCGGTGCTGCCTCCGTGCCGTGCCTTCCGCGCCGCGGCGTCGTTGTCGGCGTGCGCCTTGCGTCCGCGCGCGCACCGGCCGTCGCCTCCCTCCGCCTGGCGCGCCGGCGTGCGCTGCCTCGCCgccacgcccccgccgccggaggtCCCGGGCCAGACGCCGGCCGAGGTGCCTGGGACGGACCGCCCGCCGCAGGAGGTGCCGAGCATCGACACGCCGCCGGAGTTCGACGCGCCCCCGGGCGTGGACGTGCCGATGCCCGGCGCGCCGGGGCCCGGCCCGGAGCTGCCGGGCCCCGcgatgccgtcgccgccggtgccggagatCCCGACCGTGCCGCCCAACCCCGAcgtcccgccgccgcagccgccggaggTGGAGCCGCCGAGGCCACCGCCCGAGGTCGACCCGCCCAGGCCGCCGCCCGAggtcgcgccgccgcagccgccgggcGCCTCGACGGTGCTGCCTCCCTTGGTGTAGCTCTCGCTTCGACGTGTGGCGTCGCGCGTGTCGGCGCGTGGCCCGAGAACAAGGCGGCGTCGCAGAGCCGTTGCTGTGTCCGATGGAACGGCACCGTGTAGGGGTGTACAAAACAAACCAGTAGTTTTCACGGCTGTACATGTTCGTTTTCAATTTGAACAAGGAGGTAAACTAGCGAATTCGGGGAAGGTCGATGCCGTAGCTTGGGGGTGATCGCGACAATGGCACGCGTTGATCCGGACAAGAAACCAACCGAGACATGCCAGTGGACGATCTCGGCCTAGTCCTGGTCTTGTGCAGAATTTGCCATTTCGTCCCGTGCTTGCTCCCCTGGTTCGCGTCTGCCTTGGCCTGCCCGGTGCCCGCGTCCGCGGCTGCAGAGTCCCCAAGCTCGCCCCGTCGCCCGTGCCGCACTCAGCACTCTACGTCAGTGCGTCTCGCCCGtcaggcgccgccgcgccggttgTCGCGGTGGCCGTCCTATTCGTATTCCTGCCTCTGCCTTGTCGCCGCCGCGAAGGCGCGAACCCCGATGGCGGCCTGCACAGACACGCGCCGTGCCACGGCATCGCCCAGACTCCACGCATGCTCACCGGCCACTTTTGCCCATGGGACCTGCGAATTCCACTCCACCGGTTTCGGTCGCTCGCTCGCTAGCCGCCCGTGATTCGTGCccgcggcgcgccgcccagTTCTCCTCGGCACGAGACTATCCAGCGTCGCCGGGCCGTCCAATTGTATGATTGTATCGAGCCCACTCCTCCTGATGGGCTTCTATACCACTTTTAAATTCGTGCTGGCCCATTGTTTCCTTTGTCTGAATTCTCTCTCTCACACGGCCGAGCCGAGATTATAGGTGGGCCTAGCCTCTTTGAAGGGACAGGCCCGCGGCCGTACGGCCCGGAGGCCGGATCCGTCGGGGAAAAGAGCGAAGAGAGAGGAACGCTCGGCAAGTCGGCGGCGTAGGATTGAAGCGTGGCCGTGCTGCCGACTTCCTTCGGTGAGCGGCACGCGGGGACGGAGGGGGGTTGgtccgcggcggccggccgcacCATTCCAAATTTTCGCCGTGCCATTTCTGCCGCCGCCGATCGGTATgggggcagcggcgcggcggtggaggcggcggcgatctcGCTGACGCGACGCACGCTACTACAGGAGTACAGGTGCGCTACCTGAACTGATTCCTCCGCCCTAACCCTCAGTCTCGGCCATGGATGCGCTCTCAAGTTCTAGGTCACGCAATCACGGGGCGATTTGGCCGTGGACCTTGGCGTCCTAGGGTTCGAGCTAGTTACCGCGGGTAGATCAACAATGTCCGGTGGTGGTATGGAAAGCTAGCCAGCCAGATCGTACGCGGCTCGTTTGGCCGGTGGTACACGAGATGCATTGATGGACGGACGGGGGGGACGCGTCGCGTATCTGCGCGCGCCGCACAGGGCTGCCGGCTGCCGGCTGCGCGCCTCCTTGATGGCCGATGCAGGCGATCGTAGTAGGCGCAGGACCACCACCAAACAACCAAAGCACGCGCGAGGACACGCGCGCACGCCATTGGCAGCGCCGCAGCGGAAAGGAATCGCGAGACGACGCTAGCTGCAGGCACACGCATACGCATGTCGCCATGTTGCTGGCACTGTATGCCGCCAAAAGAATTGGGGGGTTAAACTACCAAAGCTGCAATTTGATTTTTGAGGATCCTGACCTTGGCTTGGCTAATCTGTCCGATGCTGGAGATATTTTTCGTGCTTCCCTGCATAACCTGCGTTTCGTTTGGTTTTTACGCGAGTGAAAGTAGAAATAACATACTGCCTGACTGCCAAAGTCTCCTGATCAATGGCAGTAATATCTCCTGCACGTTTTGTAACGTGTAGTGTACTAATATTTCCATTTGCAGTTAAAAAACTAAACATAAGTGCAATTTGGCCATACATCATATTTTAAGTTCCTACTTTTGCCAAATTAGATTATCATGATCTGTCCCAATGTCAATTTTAACTACTAGTGTGGTAATTCTATATTCATGAATTAATCTGTAGGTCTTGTGTATGCCTTCATACTTTTTGTTTCAGCAAATGTATGCCGACTAAAAGCAAGAACAAAACTTCAGTAACTGGTAGAGTGAAAGTATCCAGCACTGTTCCCAGATGTGTGCAGTGCATGCAAAAGCCTTCGGGTGTACGTACGCACCTGGCCTGTACAAAAAAACACTTCAAGTACAGTAGAGAGATGCAGAGCTCGTTGCATTTGTCAAAAACAATGCACTCTCTCGCAAAACAGTACCACCATTTTGCGCCGATCCAAACTCGCCTTGCATTCTTTGGTCCTGTCCAAGTACAGAGGAAACAGTGACACATGCCACAGCCttgctcaagctcaagctgctgtCACTGCTCTCACATACCAGTATACCACACCCCTCCAGCCCTCTCCCAAGCAAGGACAGCACCCAGCTCAGCTGATCTGGGGGAGCCGAGGCTCGAGAGTGGAGAGTACACTGCCTCGGCTTTGGATCATTGGATGCGAGAGGAGAGGGAGCACAAGTACGCATGCATACATGCCTAAGAGGACCACCTAAAATCTGCTAAGCATCTCTAGGCCTGCACCTGCTAAGAGATCTAGATCAGTGCAGCGACTGCTTCTGCATATGGTGCTTTACCTGGAATTTTATATTGATACTATATAGTATTTTTGTGAATTGTGTTGCTCCAGTATAGTACTGGCCATGGACAGTGGTACGTGGACCACAGCAGGCATGCGCGTATTGAATTTGAAGAGGATAGATTGGAGGGCTTATTTTGGCTTGGGCTTTGTGCAAAACGAGGTATTGTACGTCGTTTTGCAAGTTGAGACTAAAATAAACTAGAAGTCGGGTGATGCTATTATTTTTAACTTCACCGGTGAATTCAAAGTGCATATGGTATGCCAAGACGCACGCCTGCATATTGTTAATCCGCCTTTTCTCAGAAACTGTGTTCCTGCTCTCAGTTTCTTTACTTACAGTTTGATATACAAGATGCCATTTGCCCATTTCCCTCTGCATTCCTTTTGCACCGTCTTTGCCATTGCATTGTGAATCTTAGTTGCTCAGATAGTCGGCAAAATTATGCCTGTTAAAACTAGGAAGCATCTGTTTATGTGCAATTTAACGGAATGTACATTGCCTGGTTTTTTGGGCACATTTCGTCAGGTATTGGCAACTATAAGTGACGTTTCTTGGCTGTACTTATTTACCGTGTGACTGTACACTGAGATTCATCCTTTTTGTGAACGCTGCTTTGAACAGTTTTGACAAATGCACATTTGTCTGCATTTTACTCATGAGAGACGTACAAGCAAGCTGCCTGattccatccatgcatgcaggACATGACGCTTCACGCATGCGGTTTTGGCTTGGCTGTAGTTGCAAAGATCCATATGGACAACGAATTATGCTGGTTTTTTTAGCTCAATGTGGATCTAGGGTAAAAGCAGAAGCTATTCTTAAACAGTCAAAATGCTGCCCTTTTTTCTCATTGGATGAACATCTAGTCAGAAAAAAGAACTCTCGAGCCTGTGCAAGGGTGACATGTTAAATTTTATTTGAATTTGcctttgcaaacttgttatgATAATTTCAAACTTGGGCTATAATTTGTTTACTACCGCATGCACGCAGATGGTGCACTTCAAAGTTGTTCCTGCATGAGAATGCATCTGACATTGCGTCTATTTCCACTGGCAACAGGGTTCATATCCTCAAATTGTGGTTGAATGATATGCTTCAACGCTAAACAGACATAAAAGAGATCAGAGGCAAATGCAACGGATAAGCGGACGCTGGTCCGGCAGCAAGAGCAAGGTAAGTTATCTAATCATGAGCCATCAACTTAAACATCAGCTTCCATAACCTTCATGAAATTTTTTAATGTCTAGTCATAAATTTGGAGAAACGGATTCAGAAACCTGAAATACACTGCAAGAATATCTATTCCTGATGCTATTCAAAGGTAGCATTCATCCTCGGCTCCTCGCCATGCCATAGAAAAGACAAGATCTTTATAGATCTCGAAAAGGCCTTGAGAAGTTGAGCCAGATCACCAAACTAACAAAGCACCTACTGGGAAGGCATAAATAAACCAGCGGGGCGTATccttgtggcttttctttttggcATTGCTCTCTTTTGCTAAGCCGAGGTACAGTCAACAAGGACTTGACTAATGAGCATTGAGTAGTCTCCCTCCCTCTacacgcatgcatgcacgccTCTCATGCAAAAGGCAGTAGCGGCCTAGCGGCTGGGCACCTTTTTCCTGCCTGCAGTTCTGCCGCCTTGGAGAAGAAAGGCATCGTCGACAGTATTTGATTTCACTAGGAGGATCTGGTGGCTGTCCTACCAGGCTAGCTCCCCCTAGCTATATAGCTCAGGTAGCTTGCCAAGTATTGTCACATCCTCAGCCACACAAGGAACATGAACAGAAGTATAACTGTTGGAAGTACAGTAAGCTTTTGGTACAAAGGAGTAAAATTGCATGAGCATGGAGATTTGCAGATTTTGCATCCTGTAGTTTGGAATAATTTGATAGTTATAAACGAGTGTAAGAGTTTATGCAGAGAGAAATTTAAAATCCACGTAAACCCTTACTTTGAGCACAATAAGTCGAGGACCTGCATCCATTGGAGTTGTGTGGACTCGCCGAGACTTGCACAACCTTAAGTCTTGTGTTCCTGCCAATATGATGCATGCAGTATGGAACCATAATCGTATTTCTTTAGCAAATGAAACGGGCAAAAACTAGCACATCatgaaaatttcatgttttaatggaaaaaaataatcCTCATACGTCCTatggggaaaaaaaaataccCACTGTGATTCTGTGACGCTCTCTCTTTACTGAAGTATTCGTACGGGCTCGGATAACTGCACTATAGCCGTCCTCCCTGGGGCGCCCATGCGCCTACAATACTTTTGCTGCCGTTGTTGTCTCCTCTATGACTCTAGAGCCTAGGCCTAGACGAGGCTAGCTTGTCCTATCAGGCTCCAGCTTATCCTGCTACGACCCTCTTCCTCACGCGCCTTCAGCTCTCCGGTCTCTTTCTCCGCTTTATTACTATACAACCACTATTCTGACATGAAAGTTACATGCAATATATTTCTGATGATGCTGGACTTACTAACTACTCTTAATATCAAAACAGTTAGAAATGTTTGGTTGGGGAGGGATTGTTTGTAACGCTTGAATTTGCAGATAAATCCATACAGATAGTGAGCTGTTTTCAGTATGGTCCTTGTAAATCCATACAGAAGCTGGGTGTTTGCAGTCTCAGCACACAGTGCCCAGGCTCAGCGCCCAGCAGTCCCGGCACTGTGCACGAACCTGGATGCGCATGTGACTGCAAAGTGCGTAGAAGTTATTCTCAAGCAAAGCCGTGAATTCAGAATCTGCTGCAGCTGGTGATGCATGGCTCGTGGGCGTTGCTGTATGCTCTAGTTTGATGACATCACTTCCACCGGTGATTAGGTCAGTCTCACTGGTTTTATAACCATGGTCATTAGGAGGAGAGATGAGGGAGGGTTTCGTCATGATAAAACCCAATAGTCACAGTTACCAAGTGGTAATTGTGCCATGAAATTGTACACTGAGACTGTAACTGTACCATAAAACTATGAGCTGGGACTGGCCTTAGTTCCAAGGCATCAGTACGTGCTTCCTGCCAACCTCCATTCCTTTAGCATTGCTAGTGATAATTAGTGTTGATGATTATCAGTTCATCACGCACACAGTTTAGTTATGTAGAAAAGGAGCATTGCTTCAAGATTTTGAAGCATAATGCTCATGCACAATATGTCCTTTGTAGTGATCCTTCCTTCCTAGCAGCCAGTATCTTCATTGAACTGCTTTTATGTGAATATCACGTTATCCGTATCTAAACCTAGCGATTAGTCTAGCTCTTTTTTATGCTTTCGGATCCTATATATATGATCATTTACTAGATTTTGTGTCACAAAAAATGCCTCTGCTTTGCTGGTACGTTTTTAAGGCTTTGAGAAGTAAAATCCCAAAAGTGAGTTGTTTCTTATTTTGGAGCTCAATATCTTCGAAATACGAAGTTTCGCAGATTCGATGTTTCAAGCTTGGTTGTTTGTGTTCAAATTCAGAGAATGGAGTGTTTGAATTGTGGAATTCATTGTTGACTTTTGTGTAAAAGTTTGATGTGCTTCTTTCAGGCGAAAGGCCAACCATGTGACCTGAAGTCCCTGCTGCATACTTGCATATCAATCCATTTTTCTGGACTATGGTCTCTATGACGTGTGATTTGCACACAAGCGTTAGTTAGACGCCAAAATTTGCGGTTGTGTTTACCTGGATTGAAAGCTTGATGACATGAGGACGTTGAACAATTTCATAAGCACTGCTGCTGTGAGAAAAGCTGCATCACAAAAGCAAAGCTGATGAATCATAAAGGTGGCGCCCATGGGGTACGGCTTGGGTTTGTCTTGATTTCCCCATCCCCGATCCATCCATCAAACCGAACCAAATGttttttcccatctcttttttcTTGCCGCCTCCTGCAGCCTGCCTCTGCACTGCCCTGCACCCTCCCCCTGCCCTGACACCCCTACGCCTCCAGCGCTGCAGCGGTGGCTGTCTAGGTCCCCTAGGCCTCTAGAACCCTAGGACCTACGCATAGCTCCTAGGCCTCTTGGCCTCTTCTGCACTGCACTCCCCCTCTATCCCTCTCTAATCTCTTTCTCACTCCACTTTACTCTCACTCAACCACTATTCTGAGCAGCTTGGAGTTGCAAAGTTGCAATATTGTTACATCTCCCCACCACAACCCCCTCTATAAATCTTGCCCTTCGCCTTGCTTGTTGTTGTACACCATCTCTCTTCCTTGCCcatctaccccctctctctctttctctaggaCTTGAAGCTTGCCATGTTCTTGCCTATTCTCCTTCCTTCTGCCCACAATCTTTGGATTTTGAGATGCTACGACATCTCGGGGCTTAGATTTCTTGATCCCATGCCAGATCAGATCAAGGAACAAATTTCTGATGGATAGGAGTAGGTAGCTGATCTTGAGGGATCAGTTTAGTTTTTGGATTCACCGGCCATCGCCCCCTTGATTTTTTCGTTTTCTTAGAGATCGTTCCATCTACTGAGCTTTGGATCTAAGCTTGAGGCTTCTGTCTACCCAGTCATGGTATTTTATGCAACATATGTAGCCTGGAACTGCCCAAGGGAATGAGTGAAGCTGCCAGCATGATCTAGCTCTGGGTGATCACCGAGAGGAACAGAAGTTCGAGCTCTTGTGGTCATGCCTTGCTAGGTCATGCTGCGGCAGCCTCACTTCTTCCCATCGTTGGGCACATCACGATGAGTATTGTTTTCTGGGCAAAGGAGGTAGTACCAACAATTTCTAATTATTTCCAGCGTCTAATTCCTTGCATTTCTTGGGAGTTTCATTACTTGTTCTGTTCATTG is a genomic window containing:
- the LOC117837935 gene encoding uncharacterized protein translates to MSVSLVTASVLPPCRAFRAAASLSACALRPRAHRPSPPSAWRAGVRCLAATPPPPEVPGQTPAEVPGTDRPPQEVPSIDTPPEFDAPPGVDVPMPGAPGPGPELPGPAMPSPPVPEIPTVPPNPDVPPPQPPEVEPPRPPPEVDPPRPPPEVAPPQPPGASTVLPPLV
- the LOC117837933 gene encoding uncharacterized protein, with the protein product MKLKNSTVENFKENNMIFTSEGKFHAKKVQDDYGAMSNQPAVAQTRCKWIIGDVTEVLDRNTWKLGKILKMLKNNHFVIRLADCIQLKEFHISSLRIPHTVEAPQSKPFPAADKATGRGKRQPADCVLPRSRAVQQMASGAKKRKAAADASHHPSRRAHPRKVAAASMADSYLHSSSQAIEDAECSVASCSVNDPCHPDNGGISKRRRPGAGCLPDDAMSACPCSPGAPEEEHEGAVDVHGLELAAYRSTMRALYASGPLTWEQEALLTNLRLSLNISNEEHLLQLRRLMSS